A DNA window from Trypanosoma brucei brucei TREU927 chromosome 10, whole genome shotgun sequence contains the following coding sequences:
- a CDS encoding mitochondrial ATP-dependent zinc metallopeptidase, putative (curated by J. Mottram) — MHRRCPIIPAFPSGRTTPLPLLPSCGGTGALTVFPGGFTQKRHSSVYPQPPVNPLPPYPPYASGYQSFYHPHAHQGVSQVPPPFNSGMGASGYVGVGVPELGTKERPVVVVSAPQKTTWTTRLWLLLLFGIGASCTLSLIEELMSRMQDGNSVTKIGGISRGQQIGMFGSPDVKPVDLTGLDVTFDTIRGCDEAKKELKEIVEFLKEPEKFHKLGGRLPKGALLVGPPGCGKTMLAKAIAKEADVSFFYSAGSEFDEMFVGVGSRRVRELFAAAKARAPSLIFIDEIDALGGKRSGTDHAYSRMTLNQLLAEMDGFDSKDSVIVIAATNTPDSLDKALTRPGRFDVVVSVDPPDMKGREEVLQIYLSKIKAESSVSAAAIARGTTGFTGAELSNLVNIAAIRAATLNNQVVTMNDIEYAKDRVMMGAESAKVIPEDERKVTAYHEGGHALAALLLEKEGAEPVHKATIVPRGNGIMGLVQQLPEKDKYSQSKRQCLARLKVCLAGRVGEEILLGSDDVTTGASSDFHQATKIARNMVRRFGFSGDLGFVDYESSDTPEGAYMSDETKGKIEKEVSTLLQNSYTEIKQMLLSHREELESIAKHLMQHETLSGDELKRIVNGETIPARKEKVSIHHHCSKMPPAGTESMKGKQRPVSIT, encoded by the coding sequence ATGCACCGGCGCTGTCCCATCATACCAGCTTTCCCAAGTGGCCGCACAACGCCGCTGCCTTTATTACCATCATGTGGTGGGACAGGTGCGTTGACTGTGTTTCCTGGTGGCTTTACTCAGAAACGCCATAGCAGCGTGTACCCGCAACCGCCGGTGAACCCGTTGCCTCCATATCCACCCTACGCTTCGGGATATCAATCATTTTACCACCCACATGCGCATCAAGGAGTTTCACAAGTACCCCCGCCCTTCAATTCAGGGATGGGCGCATCGGGTTACGTCGGTGTTGGAGTACCTGAGTTGGGAACAAAGGAACGGCCCGTTGTCGTAGTTTCGGCTCCACAAAAAACGACTTGGACAACCCGACTgtggttattgttgttatttggaATTGGAGCCAGTTGCACCCTAAGCCTCATCGAAGAATTGATGTCGAGAATGCAAGACGGCAATTCGGTGACGAAAATAGGAGGGATATCTCGGGGTCAGCAAATCGGGATGTTTGGTTCTCCTGATGTCAAGCCAGTGGATTTGACCGGTCTCGATGTAACTTTTGACACGATTCGTGGGTGTGATGAGGCGAAAAAAGAGCTTAAGGAAATTGTCGAGTTTCTAAAAGAACCTGAGAAGTTCCACAAACTAGGGGGGAGACTTCCTAAAGGTGCGCTGTTAGTTGGCCCCCCTGGTTGCGGGAAAACAATGCTTGCGAAGGCTATTGCCAAGGAAGCCGATGTAAGCTTTTTTTACTCAGCGGGGAGTGAGTTTGACGAAatgtttgttggtgttgggtcTCGACGTGTCCGCGAGCTTTTTGCCGCTGCCAAAGCTCGTGCCCCATCGCTTATTTTTATAGACGAAATCGACGCATTGGGGGGTAAACGGTCGGGAACGGATCATGCTTATTCTCGAATGACCCTGAATCAGCTTCTGGCAGAAATGGATGGGTTCGATTCCAAAGACTCTGTCATCGTCATCGCTGCGACGAACACCCCCGATTCATTGGATAAAGCCCTCACCCGTCCAGGTCGATTTGACGTTGTGGTATCAGTTGATCCCCCAGACATGAAAGGGCGCGAAGAAGTTTTACAAATTTACCTTAGCAAAATTAAAGCTGAATCTTCTGTTAGCGCAGCTGCCATCGCACGAGGAACTACGGGATTCACTGGGGCGGAGTTGAGCAATTTGGTCAACATCGCTGCCATCCGCGCTGCCACGCTAAACAATCAGGTTGTGACGATGAACGATATTGAATACGCAAAGGATCGGGTGATGATGGGGGCGGAAAGTGCAAAGGTCATCCCAGAAGATGAGCGCAAAGTGACCGCATACCATGAGGGGGGCCATGCACTCGCGGCGCTACTTCTTGAGAAAGAGGGAGCGGAGCCCGTGCACAAGGCAACAATTGTACCAAGGGGAAACGGCATAATGGGCCTTGTGCAGCAGTTACCTGAGAAAGACAAATACAGCCAAAGTAAGAGACAATGCCTAGCGCGCTTGAAGGTCTGTCTCGCAGGAAGAGTGGGTGAGGAAATACTACTCGGCTCAGATGACGTCACCACGGGTGCCAGTTCGGACTTCCATCAAGCTACAAAAATTGCGAGGAATATGGTGCGGCGGTTCGGTTTTAGTGGCGACCTCGGTTTTGTTGATTATGAGTCTTCCGATACCCCCGAGGGCGCCTATATGTCCGATGAAACGAAGGGCAAAATTGAGAAAGAGGTTTCAACTCTCTTGCAGAATTCGTACACTGAAATAAAGCAGATGTTGCTGAGTCATCGCGAGGAACTTGAGTCTATCGCCAAGCACCTCATGCAGCACGAGACGTTGTCAGGAGATGAGCTGAAACGCATAGTAAACGGTGAAACAATTCCGGCtaggaaggagaaggtgaGCATTCACCATCATTGCTCGAAAATGCCACCAGCTGGAACAGAAAGtatgaaagggaaacaacgCCCCGTTTCCATAACGTAA
- a CDS encoding dihydrolipoamide acetyltransferase precursor, putative — protein MFRRPVAQHIFPVCFARFLTVTPIPMPALSPTMEKGKISEWVKKVGDAVETGDTWCKVETDKAVVSYDNVSEDGFVARILVQVGEEATVGDAVCLIVDEASGVNSDEVKNWQAAGSSPAATQSKVQEVPSPTQVAPLPAGGKEAGGRVKASPLARKTAAELNVSLDTIEGTGGGVGRIVRKDVEAAASKREHAAPAAAPAAKPVVPVIATTPSTQNYTDIPVTNMRSTIAKRLTQSKNVEIPHYYLFEECCAENMMALVQQLNSKGDGKYKITLNDYIIKAVARANMLVPEANSSWQGDFIRQYRTVDVSVAVATPTGLITPIIKDAQARGLVDISNEMKVLAKKAREGTLQPHEFIGGTVSVSNLGASGIPGFTAIINPPQALIVAVGSAKPRPRMSLDPDTGKYTVGAEAEMFVRFTASFDHRVVDGAVASQWCKHFKDAVENPLSLLL, from the coding sequence ATGTTCCGCCGTCCCGTCGCGCAACACATCTTTCCTGTGTGCTTTGCTCGTTTTCTGACAGTTACGCCGATCCCTATGCCAGCTCTCTCTCCAACCatggagaagggaaaaatatCTGAATGGGTCAAGAAGGTTGGAGACGCAGTTGAAACGGGCGATACATGGTGCAAGGTTGAAACAGACAAAGCCGTTGTTTCGTACGACAATGTGTCAGAGGACGGCTTTGTCGCCCGTATTCTTGTTCAAGTTGGGGAAGAGGCCACAGTCGGCGATGCGGTGTGCCTTATTGTGGATGAGGCGTCAGGTGTTAACTCAGATGAGGTTAAGAACTGGCAGGCCGCTGGCAGTTCCCCTGCGGCAACTCAGTCAAAGGTGCAGGAGGTTCCCTCACCCACACAAGTGGCGCCACTACCAGCCGGCGGAAAGGAGGCTGGTGGTCGTGTGAAGGCGTCTCCCCTGGCCCGAAAGACGGCGGCGGAGCTCAATGTATCACTCGACACCATCGAGGGCACTGGGGGAGGGGTGGGCCGAATCGTGAGGAAGGACGTTGAAGCTGCAGCGTCAAAGCGTGAACACGCTGCTCCCGCCGCCGCGCCTGCCGCTAAGCCCGTCGTGCCAGTAATAGCCACGACTCCATCAACCCAGAACTACACCGACATCCCCGTCACGAACATGCGGTCAACGATCGCCAAACGCCTTACACAATCAAAGAACGTGGAGATTCCGCATTACTACCTTTTCGAGGAGTGCTGCGCAGAGAATATGATGGCCCTGGTACAGCAACTCAACTCCAAGGGTGACGGCAAGTATAAAATCACGCTTAATGATTATATCATCAAAGCAGTGGCGCGGGCGAATATGCTGGTTCCCGAGGCTAACAGCTCGTGGCAAGGGGACTTTATCCGTCAGTATCGCACCGTTGACGTGAGCGTTGCAGTCGCAACTCCCACAGGGCTCATCACCCCCATAATTAAGGATGCACAGGCACGTGGGTTGGTCGACATTTCGAACGAGATGAAGGTCCTTGCAAAAAAAGCCCGCGAGGGGACACTTCAGCCACACGAGTTCATTGGTGGAACAGTGTCTGTGTCCAACCTCGGAGCCAGCGGTATCCCCGGTTTCACAGCTATTATAAATCCCCCGCAGGCGCTCATCGTAGCTGTTGGCTCCGCCAAACCCCGTCCGCGTATGTCTTTAGATCCGGACACAGGAAAGTACACAGTTGGCGCGGAAGCTGAGATGTTTGTAAGGTTTACCGCATCATTTGACCACCGCGTGGTTGATGGTGCCGTTGCGTCTCAGTGGTGCAAACACTTCAAGGATGCGGTTGAGAACCCACTCTCGCTATTGCTGTAG